ttaaccGCGGCGACCGGTGCACGCGGCTGAAGACGAACGACAGGGACGAACAAAGATGGTGGCAAAGGAGAGAACGAAACAGAATCAAATTTCTACGCCAGCCAATCGCGGCGCTCCGTTCATTCTCGCGCGAAAACCCCGAACTGACTGGCGTGACGCATAATTATTACGCACTACCGTTTCCTTTGAATTCGTACTGTACTTCTGGGCGGGACAATTCCTACAATTGAATATGGTTACGCAATTATTCAAAACATGGACAGtaaattctattattaatatagGATAATTGTCGacatttgttttttttataactTCTAACCTGTTAAGCGACGTCGCTTCCCGAAAAGCGCGCCAAAAGTGCGGAATATGAACTAAGTTGTAATGTAAAAAGACAGAAGCTGGAAAATGATAAAGTATGCAATAATTTGTAAATCTTTTGCGTATTAATTGACATCAGTGTATCATCAGTGATCACTGATTGCTAAAATTCATTTGACGCCATAGTGGTGTTAACAATTAAGAAAAGATAAgtttacaatttcaaaataaacgaCTCGTAAAGAAAGGAGGGACAGAAACATGGTTGTTAAACAAGTCACGCTCGTTGCaaaaaaatgtacattacGTTTATTGATGGTAGCTCGCGAAGCTCCTCGTGAATATCGAGTGGATTACAAAGAGGCGCTTGGGTTCGAAGTTGTCGGATTAATTCACTTTAGCAACATTTATTTAGCGAAACGACGGAACTCGATCGAGTGTCGACGTCGTTCATCCTGTGTTTCTTTCATATTCTTCCTCTCTTTACTTTGAcaaaaacgaaaacgaaaaaaagtCCGCTACGGACTATACAGGATGTTCGACTAAGGGTGGTTTGAGAAGGTGGTAGCTATGGTAattctgaataattttattattaattaaaaaagacatCAAGCGATCAGAGCGCGCGAGCTCAGCCACGGGAGTGTCGGCTACGAACTGAGCTCGCGAACAAACTACTCGGTGTACGTCGGTTCGTACCCGACACTCCCGTGGTTGCGCCTGCGCGCTGTGCACACTCCTTGCTTGagtgtttttcattaataattcaaaaactaagcCTTGACGagcattttggtaaaggaaaaaattgttcagaatcactCCAGTTATCATCCTCCCAAAGTTCATCCCCAGCTGAACACcctatataataaaaattgctaCGACGTTCCTTCTCTATCGtccgtttcttcttctcttttttcttatttcgatTTCGCCAAGTTTACCCTCTTCTTATCCATCCCTCTCGCAGTGTCTCGAACGAAGAGACGAGGAGGGGCAAGGATGAAGGAAGAGGGATTTTTGGTAACCGGAAAAAAGGGGGATGTTATACACGAAACATTAATAATTCTCGTTTCGATTGATACAGGCAAAATGCTACGGGCTTGTTAAGGACTGTGACCgtttacatttataataattccgtggtaatatttatatatatatatatatatatactttaaCGTACAAACTATATCGTACCTTAGTAACTTCTAACGCAAGGGTACAAGGGGATGAGAGGGGGCGTAATATATTTACACAGCCTAGGACCATTTTCAGAAGGTCCAGGGTTATACACGCGACAGGGTTTTCTTAAAGAATTGTTTCACTGGACTCCGAAGAAATGAACTTCTTCATCTTCGCGATCGTAAAACGATGAGACAAGTGTTCCTCACACATTCCTATCAACTAATTATCAACATTTATACATAATACAACCAAGTTCCTCGCACACGCACTCTCATCAGTCTCACTCGTTGGGTCGGATGTCGACGTTCTTTTTCTCGCCCATTTTCATTCGATTATCCGATGATTACATCGTACGATTCTATTTAGCAAAACCTGTCCGATAATTTTCGCTCGTACAGCGATACGAAATGGGTATACGTATATCACTGCTAATTCAAACGAAACCCTTTCACTTGCTCTCAGTCTATAGAATTAgctcgataaaaaaaaaaaaaaaccagcAGAAATACGTAAGAAATTGTTAAATAGACGTTACACGTGGGTAAACGAACGAGTCGAGTGAGGGGAATACGATTTCGATTTGTACTTGAGAAATCATAACGGAACCGAGCTGTGCTAATGTAAACAATTCTATCGATGAGACCTGACGTGACGATATTTACTTCTACGcaataaataacaaaacgGGCTTCTCTTTATTGCAAATTccataaaaaataagaaaaccCTTAATGCTGCACATTGATACGATTTCGTTTCCACGCACGCACGAaccctttttatttttctctctttgttgGAAAGAAAAGTGTTCAAGCGCAAAAGAACGCAAGGTGACATGGCACGATAgcttaattattaaaaaagaaaaagtagaggAAACGGATACGGTACTTACAACCCTTTGCACTTGAAACGTTTTACATGTTATCTTCCTGTCGTGGACATTCGTCGACGATTCGTTGGATACTGAAGGTTCTAGTGTAACGTTATAAACGAACGACAGCATTGTATTTGTTGACATACAAGTACAACAGGTTCTCAAGACTGTAAGACGCGTCGCAAAAGTAAAGGAATCCTAATTAATTCGCCAGTTTTCATACGTATTTACAAGACGCCTGTAAATGGACATCTGGGATGTAATTAACACACTCGTGAccgtttttttattttaaaactttacaaatttatcatttcatttcatttatagtTTCAATGGTAACTGGAAAATAGATTTgccaattttattttcctatCTTTCATTGAAAAGTTTTACTACTCTCAGATTAATGATCGCATCAGATTGATCGGTCACGAAAGTGttaattgttaattgttacAATTCGCGTATCACGCGTATCGCAAAACCTGTCTCGTCATAAATCGCAACACGATTCGCGCGATAAGTCTTTCTGGGCGTAGTGTATCTGAAACACTACACTAGCTGCAATTCTCTGTcgttatattaaaataagaatatataaaattataaaactatCAACAAATGTACACGTCGACAGACAATGTCtcgaaaatgataaaactTGTCAAGGGAACGAGGGAATGCATCGTCGACTTTCGGATCTGGATAACATTTGGTACAACAGGTGTGCCAAAaatctttttcaaaatataggccaacgataaattataaattattaacgttTCTTGTTCTCGTTGTTAGATTAGATCGCTTCTTAATTACTTATTTCGATGCTCTTGTTAAACTGAAAATACAACCGATgggtaaaataaaaagaagttgatttaaataaattccatCCGAAAGTCGACGATTGCGGCAACACAATACATGTACGTAAGATTGAGCTTTGGTCGAAGTGACCAGTTTTGTGCAATGAAAATGTGAAGAACAAAAGGAGAAAAATTGTGTAAATTTTTCGCGCATGTAATTCATCGATTTCTTCTTGATTATCGAGGGTAACTTTTTCGTACTGACTAAACTAAGAATCTTTATGAGTGAACTCAACCATCCACTAGCTATCTGTActttctgtatttttttttaacccttccACTAGAGACCACTGAAATTTGATGAATAGTACATTGATGCGTATATACGTCGTCtgcagcgaaagggttaaacgtaGTGTCCAAAAGGGGATTGTTCTAAatagttttttctttttttttttttctgtttcttctttataTCAATGTTTAGTTAAAAACGATCtagaaccctgagatacgaatTCGAAAACCTTAATACGGTTAAGCTATTACTATCAGAAAATTGGCCAAGTGATAAGTTTTCTAATGGTTTCCAAAGTGTACCCTCTCAGCACGCAATAAATTGTCAATAGTGACTCAAAACGAGCCATTCTCCTTCAAAGGATTAAACACCTGTGTAAACTGAATGGATTAACGAATAAAGTATACGTTTTCAATGTATACAGACGCTGTGTTTATCGCGTGCCGCagaatataaatatgaatattcgAGGTATAAAAGTGCGGTGTTGTGCGCGACGCAGCTAAACGataggaaatattttttatcgaTTTGAAAACACAATAAGATTCCAAATTGATATATACTTGAAAATATCGTTGTACGATACCAAGAACAGAAAAATTGACCCGGAACGGAGTTCCATAAAATTCTTAGTCAGAGCGATAGCGAACCGTGTACAGggtatttcataattaaataataaaattttgttagaAAACGTAGCAAGAAAGTTTGATCctttaaatttaaaacatcCTGCACGTGAAAATTTCGGCGTCAAATACGTTAGAAAATACCTGTGTCGACAGTTAAAACCGTTTACGTTTCATTACATTAGTATGATTACGTTCAGCTAATCGTTACCTTTATGTAGTAAAAAATCGTTAAGCTACACCAGTCTACGATAAAGTGCGTATCAAATTctcttctcgtttcttttaACTTCTTCTAACAGACGTCTGTATTCTCCACTTTCAACAGAGTATAATCCTTTTATGAAATTCACCTCTGTCTACGTTTCatgtatattatttcattcataaaaAAGCTCACTACCGTTCTGAGGTCGTTGATGATGAATGATACTGTTCGTCGGTTTAACATTCAGGTAAATACAATGTATAAAATCACGATTCCAACTCGATTCTGAGCTGTATATCAATCGTGACAGTCTGAATAGTTTTGCGCGTTAAATCCTTCGTTGGTAAAATACGTATAATTACGTAAAATCATCTCAACACCTATGAGCATCGACGATGCTCTGTGCGTATCGTTTCTAAATCATTTTACATACAGAATTTTCTCTGCTAGACGTCGATTCTATCGGAGGTTCACGTACGAAACGGGTCTATTAATATCGTGTCCCAGTTTGTCATACGCGATGCTTGTTCGCACGAAATTGCTTCGAATATCATGACAAAGAGAAATATCATGTATCCTCCAGGATGATGGACGATTCCGAATTTCCAAGTGCAAACAAGCTGCATTCGTTACATTATTAACGTGGGAATAAAAGATTCGAATATGCTCGTTAATACAGATTGTTTAGGGACGAcgtttgttttaaaaatacgTAGAGTCCTAGTAATATACTCCAAGTTCGTCTCTTCCGAAGAGAACGTCTTCCTCGAGGAAAGACTATTTGAAATACAGCTTGTGACTACGAGTCGAGAGTACTTCCGAGTACTGGAGAATACAACACCAGTCTCGCGTGGTTCAGCACGCAATAAGTTTGCCACGTCTTTTGACATCGTTCACATGTTGTACGCCACATAGATAGGATCCAACTGATCCGCCAGGAAACCGTCCCGCAGGTGCATTCGTTGCTTCTCACCACGGGAATTAATCGGGACCACTCCGGGATCCACGACCACCACCACACCGACTACCAGATGATGCTCTTCGAGAACGGCACTGGTGACCAATGCCACCAGATCTAATGCTTCGCTTTCGCTTCCGTCAAGCTCTACCACCACCACCAGCAAGTTGGTCCATGTGAATACGGCACTgcgaattataaaaattacatttttcttaCCTTTTCTTACCGAATGACCTCAGTATCCGTCTCGTATTTTTACTTACCATTCTGCTATTTTCTTGTGACACCTCATCACGCTATTCTCAATATCGATCGGATGATACCGCATTCCTCTGAGAAGAATAGCCTCGTCGAGAGCGCCAACGACGAACACGGCGTCGTGTAATTCAGCATCGCCGGGAACGAGATCCGCTTCCGCGGCGGAAGTGTCACCGGGAACGTCACTGATAACCGACTGCTGAACGCTCTCGGTACGTCTCAAGAAACCGAGATAACCAGTTCTAGCGTACACCTCGTTCGTGTTTCCTGTTACCAAACGGGCGTTGAAATGATCCGCGTAATCGCTCTCGTCACCGTATATCGTGAAATAACCACTGGCGTTATGAGCCGACTGGACCCAGATTTCACCCAAATGAGAATCACCGCATTGTCCTTTCGTTTCTGGATTGGCGATGATTACTTTCACTCCGGGGAGTAGTTTTCCTGATTCCATCAAACACAGAGAATGAGGGCTACCTCTTTCGACCAAAGATACTCGATCATTGCGTAACGCGCGAAGATCTACGTATACAGTTGAAGGTTCCGGACTCGACGCACCctgttttaataataacatGTAGTGTAAGAGATATTGCACAAGAATTATAGTCATCAAGTAATTACCTGTAGGCAAATAGCCGTGTTTACCCTACACCCGAAGGAAGTGGACACGGCACGCGGACTAAGTCCCAAAGCTGAGAAAAGTTTACTAAAGCTCGTGGTCAAAGCGATTCGTGGCCTCTCTTCGGCAACGACTACGCACGTTCTAACACAGGCTAAACTGACGCCTCTAGCTTTCAGAGCGTGAACAGAGGAACCCAGCCCCTTTGTGCACAGTTCCATTACACCGTAAGAGCAAAACGTGTCTCTTACTCGGGACTGGCTAACTGCCGATAGCCACAACGCTGGGTTGGCTTCCACCTACGAGacatgaaattataaaaatatgtttctttCGCTCTAAAGTTCTCAGAATGTATTTGTAAATACGGACCTCCGACGGAGGTATAAGTATGGAATGATGACCGCTATATATACTGCTCAAACACCATAGAGCGAATCCTAATCCAGAATAAGGATCCAAACACAGAGCGATGTGCCTAGATGGGTACAATTCGCAGGCTAGTTTCATGGCACGGCACAAAGACGTCACTGCTGCGTGAGACATTTTTATTCCTGCAAGCATGCCTGTAGTCGAGACGCTGAAGTCTAGGTAAGCCAACATCTCCGCCGTAGGTGCTCGATACATAACAGGTAGCTTCTTCTTTGGCATGTCATCCATATCGAGAATCGTCGGCCAGCTCTTTATGTCAACGACATTGTTCGCCTCCTGCGTTGCGTCGTCAAATAGAATCATTAACATCAAAGTGTTTTAGATAAGAATTACAGAAATATCGATGTACCTTTGTTTTCAACAGTTTCAAGATATTTTGATTCGTCAGCACGAGCACAGACTTACTGACGTCTACGATCATGCGAACGGTTGGCAGAGTGGTTTGAAGGTTTTGCGGATGAGGTGGCCTGATCGTAACTGGCACGGCTCCAACGTATAGACAACCATAAAATGCGCATATCAAGTCTGTACCAGGCGGAAATATTAACGCAACGTGATCTCCTGTATTGATTCTTCCGCGATCCAACAAAAGATTCCCGATTCGTTCGGCTTTCTTGTGTAATTGCGAGCAAGATAAAGATGTTGCTACTGCTCCTTTCGCGTTCAGCGACGTGAAGATTACATGGTCGGAGGTACTGACAGCACGCCATCGAAGAATCTCCGAGATGAACTGATACTGAAATTCAGTATACGATAGGTAAACCACGAAATGGAGaggaaagaattttcaaaggaGAACGATGAATCTGAAGGCATTTCGAACGGCTTGGAAGTCTTATTCAGATTTCATcgttctcctttttttttttaaagatcgTCGCAGACACAAACCTTTTTCGCGTTATCACTATCCTCGTCCAATACACCCATGTCGCGTCCTTGAGCAGAAGCCAATCTATTACCCTGAACAATGTTGCCCACCATCACACTGGCCGGACCAACGTCTGCAACAGAATCCCCCGCTACACGCCCCCGCACCATTCCGTTAGTAAACCAACACAAACACTCAACCCAATAATGAGTAGCTCACACACTCTCCCCTGACTGAGGCCGGAAAATCAAAGCTAAGTGTACAAGTGAatcggttttcattattgcagaAAGCTGATTAACGCACGTCCTTTTACAGAGGCGTGCTTCGAGCATTCCATCAACTGTACATActcaattaaaaagaaattgaaaaaaaaaaataattaaatttagtgCTTTTTTTGAAAGTATACGTTGAAACAGCGATGTGAAATTAATCGAAAGCAGTCGCGTAAGAAACGGTACAAGGTCCAATTACAGTCGTTAATGTTTCGAATCGATTGTACGGTATTACTTCTATAAAGTGGGTCTCCCCCTCATTAATAGAGGCATTACTGTACAAATAAGTGAAACGAGATCTCACATCGCCAAAAGTAATTCGTTTAGAGGCTTGGACCACTACAGGGTATTCGGAACTCAGCCAAAAGAAAGAAGGgcgaaaataatagaaataacatGCTAAGCATTAAGTGTTTTTAGTGTAGGGCAGATTAACGATACATGATATGTAGCAAGAGACAGTTGTATATATACTTTGTACAATCTGTGCTAAGTTACTAAAGCCTACCCGATGACTTTTGTAAGACAAGCGCAAGTGTTACGTTCCCTTCTCGTTAATCAGTATTTTCAAACCAGAGCGAGATCCGTGATTGTAAATTATATTCCAAAGAAATTCTTCTCATTCATTCTCCCATAATCATTCTTCATATCAAAGCGAAATGATCCAAACAATTGATCCATCCCTTTAACCTCGTCAGTTAATCGTTTCGAACCAATGAAATTTCGTACCAATTCTTTGGATCTTCGCTTGTACATTATAATACgtaaagaaataaacgaagaaatgttacaatatataaaatagaacGTATATATGTCTTTGTACTTGCTGACATTCAtgtaatttattgaaagtcCATTATTTCTATCGGACACCCTGGGATAGAGATACTCGCGGCTGAATGCGCGAACCGCTTACCTGAATGGACTTCGCGTGGTTTTGGTAGATTGGTAACGCAAGTGTGCGGACAAAGTAGAACGTTAGCCGGGTGTAGGGTACCCTCTAGGAAGCGTCGTTTTGTTTCCGACAGATGAATACCACCTAATGGTGTTTTGGGGAGGTGGTTCGGCGGTACCAACGCTAGACAGTATATTCCAACCGCGTGAATCGAATCTACCGCTTGAAGGACCCGCGACATCCATTGGAAACTCtggaaaaaataaagatcAGAGTTGAATTTGTTAAAAGTAACGCAAAGCTATTATACTTGGGTAGTATAAGGATAAAACGTACTTCTTCTTCGCTGCAATCGGGTCGTTGTTCCGCAACGACGCATATTCTTTCGTCTCTCAAGACTCGTACACTGAAAACGGCTATTCTACCACGGTAAATGAACTTCATCGGTTCGACGGCCAGTACCGTAGCTATGATGTCGTCAGCGTTGTGCTTCCTTCCGGTGACGGTCATGAGACCATCGCGAGATCCACAAACGAACACTAGGCCACCAGGACCCAAGAAACCCAACAGACCAGAACGAGTGTACTCCACGTCACCAAGAGGAGTTCCATCAGCTTGCAGAGGAGACACTTTAAACGTGTTGTTCGTCAATCCTTGCAATCCCCAGTATTGGTTACCAGTCGCTGAACTGTGGACACAGATTTCGCCTACTTCGTCGGTTTTACAGATGAACGGTTGACCTTCCAtcttgatcacgaccacgaTACCTGACGATCAAACATAAATTCAACTCGTTAACATCTTTGATCGTCTGACGAGTCCATTAAGAACGCGCAAACATTTAAGATACAAACTTCCAGGCATGACTTGTCCGCAGTCTTGAAGCGTCAAAGAAGTAAGCGAGTTCTCCTGATCCACCCTGACAACTCCGTAACTCAGTCCAGACATGGACAACACACCACGCCCAGTAGCGTTCACTCCAGCTCGTCCCGGTCTTCTCACAGAAACGGTGAGCGCTTCGCTGGAGGAAGCGCAAGGACACACAGCATCCGGTCTCAAGCCTTTAGATTGAAATACCGAGAGAAACTGATCGCAAGACGAAAGGGACCATGGATTAGCACCGTCAGCGACCAACAGCAGCCTCAACGATGACAAAGAGATATCTTTGTGATCCTTGGTCGCCAGTAGACCCCAGTGAAGATCCCGTGACTTCACCACAGCCACGCTGGCGCGATGTTTCGTGATCATTTGCATCCAGCTTGCTGGATTCACTTTCATCAGGGCATACGGGATAAAGATCACGTGCATCCCGTTCAGAACGCTGGTCAGGGTGCTGTGCCAGAGACCAACCTCTCGTTTGAAGTCCAATACGCATACCGCGTTCTCTCCCTCCGTGTAACCACATGCTTGGGTCAGAGCTCGACAATGGGCCAGCATGGCTGACCTGGTCACCGTCACTCCCATCACCGAGCCATCTTTGTCAGTCGTGTACTCGATGTACGCTGGTGTGTCGTCGGTTAATCGAGGCGGCGGTAGCCAGTCTTTCGGTGTCTTACCCAAATGTTCGGTTACAAACCAATGGAGCTTTGGCCAGCCTTTGAAAGCCACCACTTCGCCAGCCGCGGTCTTCGGGAGGCCTTTTAGACAAGCCTCGCTGGTCAACGCCACCTGCGATAGATTTTCAAATTCGGGGTTTTACTATGGCGAAGGGAACCAGGGACACTGGGAATCGAATAGCGGAGAGTATCGAAGCTACCTGAATTCCACAGCTTCCCAGAAGAAAACCAATCTGCTGGGAACCCGCATCTCGACGGGTAAGCGGGACCTCGATCGGGACAGGTACAATGCCAGCCTGGAGGCAACCGTAAAAGGCGCACATGAAACTAATCGGGTCGTTGTTTGGATAAACCAACGCGATCCGATCTCCTGGTTTCAGACAGCAATCGCCGCCACGACTTAGAGCCTTGTTTAGCAGCGTATAGGCTATTTTATGAGAACGACTGAGAAGTTTTCCATAGGTCAGCGTTACGCAAAGTTTGCCGTTCGGATCTAGAACGGTTGCCACTGGTGCTTTGTACGATGCTGAACCGTACCTACGAATAAACGAGAAACTTATTGCTATCTGTATAAACTGTTACCATTTCACAAGAGGAAGCTAAAATGCTGTCTTAGACGAAactatattatttgaaaaatataaatcccCTCACCTTTGTATAGCAGCCTCGAGAGATCTAGGTAAACCCGCAGCCACGGACAATGGTTCACCAACCGCGGAGGTCATAGAACCACCCTCCGGTTTAGGGGCATTAGGATCCTTCGGATTAGCTGCAATCTCCAATTCTATATCATCGTCTTCGTAGAACTCTGGCAACGGTCGCCGCTTCGGTCGTTTCAGAGTGTTGAGCAACTGTTGAATCTTCGCGGATACCTTCCAACGACCGGTAGTCCCTGTATTGTTCTGATCCTCTACCACGTGGTAACGATTGACCCGATCGGCGCCGGGTCGCCTGGTTGACTGCTGGGCAGACGGTGTGTTGCTGGTGTGCGTTACGTCCGGAGGCTGGATATTGCAGTAAGCGTGGGGAGCGTATTCAGCGATGTCCGTGATGTCCGCACCAGGAGGTCTCCTAGCCGGTGGTCGCGGAGGCGGAGGCGTGTCTCGTGCTGAACCGGTGCTGCTGGTATCCGACAATCCTGTGCCTGCAATTCCGACATGGCTCTCACTCGAGACGACTAACATCCGCTATtaactaattttttaatagtcCAGGTACCGAAGAAATTCTCGCGTTTCGAAGATAGCTCATCATCATCGTATCCTACGGGAAGTTACATAATTATTAAACGAATAGTATACCTGTTGGACCACCAGCACCGGGACTCTCTTCGGTGACGACGCTGTCCTCGTCGCTGCTCGATTCTCCACTGTCGCGACGTTCACGATCCGGACTCCTGGCCATCACGGAGGTTCTCTTCGACGGCATAGGCAACGATGGCTTTGGACGACCCTGCATCGCCGCCAAAGCTTGCTGCACCGCCTCCTGGCGCACCTCTGCGTGCATTCAGAGTGAAACCGTCAAACGAGTTCTCATCAACGTTAACTGCTCTgttacatcatttttttttttttctaacgaTCGCACAAGAAAATCCTGAAATACTCGATGTTCGATCGAAAGTTTTCGTGTAAAACAACGCGTTAAACGCGGGTATCGCGTGCCGTTTAAATTCTTGATAATTTCTTAAGCCGAGCACAGAAACTTCATTT
This region of Osmia bicornis bicornis chromosome 5, iOsmBic2.1, whole genome shotgun sequence genomic DNA includes:
- the LOC114876551 gene encoding disco-interacting protein 2 homolog A isoform X2, encoding MRPLSFENLRRLVGRKKDRNEPSFKRSESFKRISIRKSYLDRGKRRNKLQKSLEPTVPPTIDTNSNEKPIEKSVIKDQKAKKLQDDTLTRESISYDEWLQGVSSSSREKLDQVHREQQQNKQNRQHGVAKSKTSSKFQKQNDADHVAEDLKVLELNGSPVLHAKSFKISSETVQEKSGSQQDILQIQEPSVEGPPSVSISLGRIWRDAVPVPFPSPSGPSVHHSLDSALKERKPQPTVARTVSAPEKSVIGKDASSAFGFSLRIARLADFRAGGTRNGFFNRRKSKPSPSMSGEGYFKRSNASRRSSSRRHGKRASQKTKKSSRPPRSNSPVWFVPPERRRSRRQRRVWREIRYFPETVLPVVEKIDEWSSNLSDDQFDDAKLLLSGDFNDRPEGGSNSPVSSSLGSFSATSSSSSACRPPKISDFNEDKLFSEELRNNGVLARRTTWRPITSNYFASNQFLSFLSKGSSNLVHGKDKTRPDSLMYYRCLSSSDSETEDESNKFDGERRKNSHVTHRQQQLKRQRSGLRRRPLRRKSQLRKASSGQPVFLVRKCSSLRKRPRDITQKGYEKKRTRLLQQYASKQLGAENDGGGGGGGGVCVLGITGVERTGYGSGGGGGGGGGGVVGGIGVGVGVGGRPQPRARRTQRRVTHNEKRYHSGGRLVPGGIASPPGSGGSTGNTGNSNSAAARRGNRRLTRNESRYHSEVRQEAVQQALAAMQGRPKPSLPMPSKRTSVMARSPDRERRDSGESSSDEDSVVTEESPGAGGPTGTGLSDTSSTGSARDTPPPPRPPARRPPGADITDIAEYAPHAYCNIQPPDVTHTSNTPSAQQSTRRPGADRVNRYHVVEDQNNTGTTGRWKVSAKIQQLLNTLKRPKRRPLPEFYEDDDIELEIAANPKDPNAPKPEGGSMTSAVGEPLSVAAGLPRSLEAAIQRYGSASYKAPVATVLDPNGKLCVTLTYGKLLSRSHKIAYTLLNKALSRGGDCCLKPGDRIALVYPNNDPISFMCAFYGCLQAGIVPVPIEVPLTRRDAGSQQIGFLLGSCGIQVALTSEACLKGLPKTAAGEVVAFKGWPKLHWFVTEHLGKTPKDWLPPPRLTDDTPAYIEYTTDKDGSVMGVTVTRSAMLAHCRALTQACGYTEGENAVCVLDFKREVGLWHSTLTSVLNGMHVIFIPYALMKVNPASWMQMITKHRASVAVVKSRDLHWGLLATKDHKDISLSSLRLLLVADGANPWSLSSCDQFLSVFQSKGLRPDAVCPCASSSEALTVSVRRPGRAGVNATGRGVLSMSGLSYGVVRVDQENSLTSLTLQDCGQVMPGSIVVVIKMEGQPFICKTDEVGEICVHSSATGNQYWGLQGLTNNTFKVSPLQADGTPLGDVEYTRSGLLGFLGPGGLVFVCGSRDGLMTVTGRKHNADDIIATVLAVEPMKFIYRGRIAVFSVRVLRDERICVVAEQRPDCSEEESFQWMSRVLQAVDSIHAVGIYCLALVPPNHLPKTPLGGIHLSETKRRFLEGTLHPANVLLCPHTCVTNLPKPREVHSAGDSVADVGPASVMVGNIVQGNRLASAQGRDMGVLDEDSDNAKKFISEILRWRAVSTSDHVIFTSLNAKGAVATSLSCSQLHKKAERIGNLLLDRGRINTGDHVALIFPPGTDLICAFYGCLYVGAVPVTIRPPHPQNLQTTLPTVRMIVDVSKSVLVLTNQNILKLLKTKEANNVVDIKSWPTILDMDDMPKKKLPVMYRAPTAEMLAYLDFSVSTTGMLAGIKMSHAAVTSLCRAMKLACELYPSRHIALCLDPYSGLGFALWCLSSIYSGHHSILIPPSEVEANPALWLSAVSQSRVRDTFCSYGVMELCTKGLGSSVHALKARGVSLACVRTCVVVAEERPRIALTTSFSKLFSALGLSPRAVSTSFGCRVNTAICLQGASSPEPSTVYVDLRALRNDRVSLVERGSPHSLCLMESGKLLPGVKVIIANPETKGQCGDSHLGEIWVQSAHNASGYFTIYGDESDYADHFNARLVTGNTNEVYARTGYLGFLRRTESVQQSVISDVPGDTSAAEADLVPGDAELHDAVFVVGALDEAILLRGMRYHPIDIENSVMRCHKKIAECAVFTWTNLLVVVVELDGSESEALDLVALVTSAVLEEHHLVVGVVVVVDPGVVPINSRGEKQRMHLRDGFLADQLDPIYVAYNM